CAATCGCATCGTCGATGAAAACACGCCGATTCGCGACCTCGTCGCCGATCCGTGCGAAGTTGTGCGCGGCTTCGAATCGAAAGCGCATCCGCGCATCCCGCAACCGATCAACCTGTACGGCGAATCCCGGAAAAATTCCATGGGCATCAATCTGGCCAACGACAACGAACTCAAATCCCTTAGCGACGCCGTGAATGCGGCGATCAAACCGTGGCGTGCAACGCCGTTGGTGCCGGGTGCAAAATCTGCTGCTGCGAGCATCGCGGTCACCGATCCGTCCGATCGCCGTCGAGCCGTTGGCGAATGGCAACCTGCCGACAGCGCCACCGTCGAACAAGCGCTCGTGAACGCAGTTGCGGCGCAGCCGGAATGGGATCGCCTGCCCGCCGCATCACGCGCGAAGATTCTCGAACATGGCGCCGACCTGCTCGAAGCCAATCGCGCCGAACTGATCGCGCTGTGCGTGCGCGAAGCCGGCAAGACTATTCCCGATGCAGTCGCCGAAGTGCGCGAGGCCGTGGATTTTTATCGGTATTACGCCGCGCAGGCACGCAAACTTCTGGCGCAGCCGGAAACTCTGCCCGGCCCGACCGGCGAATCGAATCAGCTGTTCCTGCATGGTCGCGGTGTGTTCGTCTGCATCAGTCCGTGGAATTTTCCGCTGGCGATTTTCGCCGGACAGATCGCCGCAGCGCTCGCCGCCGGTAACAGCGTAATTGCCAAGCCGGCCGAGCAGACCAATCTGATTGCGCTCCGCGCCACGCAGTTGCTGCATGAAGCCGGTGTGCCGGCGGCGGTGTTGCAACTGCTGCCGGGCGATGGCGCCACGGTCGGCGCGGCGCTCACAAAAGATGCACGTGTCGCCGGCGTCGCCTTCACCGGCTCGACCGAAACCGCGCGTTTGATCAACCGCACGCTGGCCGCGCGCGACGCCGCGATCGCACCGCTGATCGCCGAAACCGGTGGCCAGAATGCGCTGATCGCCGATTCTTCGGCGCTGCCCGAACAACTGGTCAAGGATGCGATTGCATCGAGCTTCGGTGCCGCCGGACAACGCTGCTCGTGCCTGCGCGTATTGTTCGTGCAGGACGACATCGCCGACAAGGTCATGACCATGCTGGCCGGTGCGATGGACGAACTCGTAGTCGGCGATCCGGGTTTGCTTTCGACCGATGTCGGCCCGGTGATCGACGAGGACGCGCGCAAAATTCTGATCGCGCACGCCGAACGCATGGATCGCGAAGCGCGCTCGATCAAGACCTTGGCGCTCAGCGATACCACGAGCAACGGCACATTCTTCGCGCCGCGCGCCTACGAGATCAAGGCGCTATCGACACTCACACGCGAAGTTTTCGGCCCGATCCTGCATGTGCTGCGTTTCAAGGCGAAGGATCTCGACGCCGTGATCGACCAGATCAACGCCAGCGGTTACGGCCTCACGCTGGGCATCCACAGCCGCATCGACTCGACCATCGAACAGATTTCGCGCCGCGTGAAAGTCGGCAACTGCTACGTCAATCGTAACCAGATCGGCGCGGTGGTCGGCGTGCAGCCGTTCGGCGGCGAAGGCCTGTCCGGCACCGGCCCGAAAGCCGGCGGCCCGCACTACATGCTGCGCTTCACCACCGAACGCACGCTCACAGTGAACACCACCGCGGCGGGCGGCAATGCGAGTTTGCTGACGCTCGGGGCGTAATCTTCGGCATGCGGGTGGCGCATTAAGCGCTGCCCGGATGCCGCATCCCGTACAACGCAGACCGATTTACGAAACTTCGCGCAGAGATAAGCATCCATAACCTGCGCCATCGCTTTTGTTGAAGCGTTCGATCGTTTGGCGAATGCCTGCGAATCCTCGCCGATAATCGCCAGATGCGGCAAGACCGAACAAAAATCGCTGCGGATGACTACACTAACCCCATGTATCTCGCCTACTACGGCCTCAAGGAAGCGCCTTTTTCGATCACGCCGGATCCGCGATTCGTTTTTTTGAGCGATCGCCACCGCGACGGGCTCGCGCATCTTTTGTACGGCATCGGTCAGGGCGGCAGCAGCGGTTTTGTGCAGCTTACCGGCGAGGTCGGCACGGGCAAAACGACATTGTCGCGCCTCGTGCTGGAGAGTTTGCCCGATCAAGTGCGTGTCGCCTTGATTTTGAATCCGCGCCTGTCGCCGGTCGAGCTGGTCGAGGCAATCTGCGAGGATCTGCATCTCGATGTCAGCCACGCGCGGCGCAGCCTGAAAGAGCTGGTCGATGCGCTGAACCGTTATCTGCTGCAGGCGTTTTCCGAAGGCCTGCGCGTCGTCGTGATCATCGACGAGGCGCAGAACCTGTCGAACGATGCGCTGGAGCAAGTGCGCCTGCTGACGAATCTGGAAACACCGACGCAAAAACTGTTGCAGATCGTGCTGCTCGGCCAGCCCGAATTGCGCGTGGTGCTGGCGCAACCCGAGCTGCGCCAGCTCGCGCAGCGCATCACTGCGCGCTATCACCTCACGCCGTTGAACGCGGTCGAAACCGAGGCGTATGTACGGCATCGCATCGCCGTCGGCGGCGGCGCACGCAATCCGTTTTCACGGCTCGGATTGCGTGCCTTGTATCGACATTCGCATGGCGTGCCACGCCTGATCAACATCATCGCCGATCGAGCGTTGATGGCCGGATTTGCCCACGAACAGGAATCGATCGGCGAACGTCTGGTCAATCGCGCCGCGAAAGAAACGCTGCCCGGCACACCGCGTAATTTCCTGCGCCGGCAATGGCGCTGGCTGGCTGGCGGCGCCACCTTGCTGTTCGCGCTTGGCATCGGCCTGATCGCGCGCGAACAACTGCATTCGGCGCCGATCGTCACTCCGCCACCTGCGGCCGCGGCGATCAGCGAGCCGGTCAACGACGATGCCGAACGGCTGAACGCTTTCAGTCGCGCGCTCAAGCAAACACCCGACGCCGATATCAATGCGTGGATGCAATTGCTGTCGCGCTGGCAGATCACTTCGGCCGAAATCGCATCGGTGAAAGAAGCCACACGCTGTCCGACGACGATCGCGCCCGGCATCGATTGCTTGCACGGCCATGGCACGCTTGAACAACTGGCGCGCTTCGATCGCCCGCTGCTGTTGCTGCTGGAAAATGACGGCGCCCACGCCACCGCGCTGCTCAGCGGCACGAGCAAACAACGCGTGCGGCTGGATTTTGCCGGCAGCCATTTTGATCTCGACAAACAAACCCTGGCGCAATTCTGGCCGGGTGAATTCATCGCGATCTGGCGCCTGCCATCGAACGTGCCACTGGCGCTGAAAAAAGGCGACACCGGCCCGGGTATCGCGTGGGTCAAGGATCAACTGAGCCGGCTCGATGGCGGCAAACAAGCCGATATCGGCCCGGCCTATTTCGATGCCGCGCTGGAAGAACGCATCCGCAAATTGCAGCAGGCCTACAGTATCAGCGCCGATGGCATTATCGGGCCGGAAACCCTGCTGGCGCTGTCGGCGCTGGACGAAACCGGCCCGCATCTGGTGCGCAATGTCGATTGAATCGCGCACCCGCATGTCGCTCATTTGCGCCCGCGCCGAACGCGGCAACGCTCCTGTATCGACCGGATGTAAACTGCGCTCGCGGTGAGCGGCGTTATCCGGTTATTCGCAACCCGTTTTTAGTGGAACCCATGACTCATGTCGCTGATTCTTGATGCTCTGAAAAAGTCCGAAGAAAAACGCCAGCTCGGCCAGGCGCCGACCTTGGGCAGCTCGATCGTATCGACACGCCGGCGGCGCAATATGCTGCCGTATATCATCGCTGCGATCGTGCTGGTGGCATTGATCGGCTTGTGGCAGTTCAACAGATACAAACACTCGCATAACAAGGGAAGCACGCCAGCCACCTCTGCCGTGCAATCTCCGGCGACGACCACGCCTGCCACATCCGCCAACGTGAATCGAGCGGCGCCGCCTACGGGTGCCGCTGCTGCAGCAACATCACCAGCCCCAAATGCTGCCGCACCGACAAACAAGGCCGCTGCGCCGCCGATAGCAATAAACTCAAGAAGGCCGACAGCGCTGGCCAATGCGCCAACCGCTGCACCGCCACCAAAAGCAACAACAACGCCAGTTGCGCCAGTACCCGTGGCGCCGACCGCGAGGGCTGCGCCGCCGTCGGCCAAGCCGTTGCCTCCGACGACCTCACCGCCAACCGCATCCGCACCAACTGCCACTGCAGCAAATGTCGCAAACGCAGCCGCGCCGGATAACATCCGAGCGCCAGCGTCCGCCGTCGCAGCGAACCCCGACGCAAAACCCATTCAGGCGTATTACGAATTGCCGTTCCCGGTACGCAAGGACTTACCCGCGATCAAGATCAGCATGCACGTGTATGCGGTCGATCCGGCGCAACGTTTTATCGTGGTCAACAACGTGCATCAGGGTGAGGGCGACAGCATCGAAGGCGGCGTTACCGTGCGCGAGATTCGCCCGACCGATATCGTGCTCGAATTCCAAGGGAAAATCTTCTCCGTGCCGCGCACCGGCATCTGAGAGTGTTCGTCCGCGTCGATACCCGCCATCGCGCACATCCGCCGTGGGCGACTATTCTAATCATCCTGGTTTGCGTGCTGGTGTTTCTATGGCTGGCCAGCGCTGCGCCGGATGAACGAGTGCAACTGCTGCGGCGCTGGGGCACTGTGCCGGCGACGTTGTTCGATACCAGCGTGCCGTGGCTGCGTCAGCTCATCGAACTGCGCCCGCTGCGCCTGGTCACTTCGCTGTTCATCCATGCCGACTGGATGCATCTGACCGGCAATTTGCTGTTCCTGATGATCTTCGGCTTGTCGGCGGAACGCACACTTGGCGCGTATCGATTCCTCACCCTGTTTCTGCTCGGCGGCGCACTTGCCAACTTGGTCGGCGCGCTCACTTTGGCGAGTGCCAACGTGCCGATCATCGGCTCCAGCGGCGCGGTCTCGGCGATCGTCGGGGCATATGTCGAACTGTTCCCGCGCGCTCGACTCGGGCTGGTATTGCCGCTCGGATTATTCCTCGAATTCGTGCGTATTCCGGCGTCACTGCTGATCGGATTCTGGATAGTGCTGCAGTTGTTGTTCACCTACGTCGGCCCAGCATTCGGCA
The sequence above is drawn from the Pseudolysobacter antarcticus genome and encodes:
- the putA gene encoding bifunctional proline dehydrogenase/L-glutamate gamma-semialdehyde dehydrogenase PutA, translated to MTPSIIAPELPPAPDSITAHMTAAYCRNETEIVNELLAQTSLPAPERELVLARAAELVARVRAKADQQSAVESFMREYDLSSEEGVLLMCVAEALLRIPDKATADKLISDKLGDADWGSHLGKSSSLFVNASTWGLMLTGKLVSLGDETQRNFTGALKRLVSRSGEPVVRLAVRQAMRIMGHQFVMGRTIEEALTRSRDKDNRAYRYSFDMLGEAALTAPDAERYFKAYKDAINAIGARGPYASVIDAPSISVKLSALHPRYEVAKRARVLAELTPKILELAQLAMQRGIGMTVDAEEADRLELSLEILAEVFAHPSLAGWNGFGLAVQAYQKRAMFVIDWLAAQAQKTGRRWCTRLVKGAYWDSEVKRAQVDGHSDYPVFTRKPNTDVSYLACARRLFDYGELFYPQFATHNAHTIAAIHHYAKGRPFEFQRLHGMGADLYDEVVGEKHLNIPCRVYAPVGSHEDLLPYLVRRLLENGANTSFVNRIVDENTPIRDLVADPCEVVRGFESKAHPRIPQPINLYGESRKNSMGINLANDNELKSLSDAVNAAIKPWRATPLVPGAKSAAASIAVTDPSDRRRAVGEWQPADSATVEQALVNAVAAQPEWDRLPAASRAKILEHGADLLEANRAELIALCVREAGKTIPDAVAEVREAVDFYRYYAAQARKLLAQPETLPGPTGESNQLFLHGRGVFVCISPWNFPLAIFAGQIAAALAAGNSVIAKPAEQTNLIALRATQLLHEAGVPAAVLQLLPGDGATVGAALTKDARVAGVAFTGSTETARLINRTLAARDAAIAPLIAETGGQNALIADSSALPEQLVKDAIASSFGAAGQRCSCLRVLFVQDDIADKVMTMLAGAMDELVVGDPGLLSTDVGPVIDEDARKILIAHAERMDREARSIKTLALSDTTSNGTFFAPRAYEIKALSTLTREVFGPILHVLRFKAKDLDAVIDQINASGYGLTLGIHSRIDSTIEQISRRVKVGNCYVNRNQIGAVVGVQPFGGEGLSGTGPKAGGPHYMLRFTTERTLTVNTTAAGGNASLLTLGA
- a CDS encoding ExeA family protein, which codes for MYLAYYGLKEAPFSITPDPRFVFLSDRHRDGLAHLLYGIGQGGSSGFVQLTGEVGTGKTTLSRLVLESLPDQVRVALILNPRLSPVELVEAICEDLHLDVSHARRSLKELVDALNRYLLQAFSEGLRVVVIIDEAQNLSNDALEQVRLLTNLETPTQKLLQIVLLGQPELRVVLAQPELRQLAQRITARYHLTPLNAVETEAYVRHRIAVGGGARNPFSRLGLRALYRHSHGVPRLINIIADRALMAGFAHEQESIGERLVNRAAKETLPGTPRNFLRRQWRWLAGGATLLFALGIGLIAREQLHSAPIVTPPPAAAAISEPVNDDAERLNAFSRALKQTPDADINAWMQLLSRWQITSAEIASVKEATRCPTTIAPGIDCLHGHGTLEQLARFDRPLLLLLENDGAHATALLSGTSKQRVRLDFAGSHFDLDKQTLAQFWPGEFIAIWRLPSNVPLALKKGDTGPGIAWVKDQLSRLDGGKQADIGPAYFDAALEERIRKLQQAYSISADGIIGPETLLALSALDETGPHLVRNVD
- a CDS encoding general secretion pathway protein GspB yields the protein MSLILDALKKSEEKRQLGQAPTLGSSIVSTRRRRNMLPYIIAAIVLVALIGLWQFNRYKHSHNKGSTPATSAVQSPATTTPATSANVNRAAPPTGAAAAATSPAPNAAAPTNKAAAPPIAINSRRPTALANAPTAAPPPKATTTPVAPVPVAPTARAAPPSAKPLPPTTSPPTASAPTATAANVANAAAPDNIRAPASAVAANPDAKPIQAYYELPFPVRKDLPAIKISMHVYAVDPAQRFIVVNNVHQGEGDSIEGGVTVREIRPTDIVLEFQGKIFSVPRTGI
- a CDS encoding rhomboid family intramembrane serine protease, which produces MFVRVDTRHRAHPPWATILIILVCVLVFLWLASAAPDERVQLLRRWGTVPATLFDTSVPWLRQLIELRPLRLVTSLFIHADWMHLTGNLLFLMIFGLSAERTLGAYRFLTLFLLGGALANLVGALTLASANVPIIGSSGAVSAIVGAYVELFPRARLGLVLPLGLFLEFVRIPASLLIGFWIVLQLLFTYVGPAFGTVVWWTHIAGFAIGIALAWMSRGAIARRLRN